ATGTATGGATGTTTTAAAGTCTAGAGTATCGTGGGCTTAGCACTACTGTCATGTTGAATCAAGCGAGGAACTTAAACCTGTATGCATTGACTGCGAGAAATGTACACTGAACTGACCTAGTAGTGCGTAGCCAAAGGTCCCGACAATGACTGGTTCTAGAGCAACGCGGCTGCCTTCAGGTATGGCTTTTTGACTCCCGTATATAATAGCGTTGTCAGATTACTTGAAATTGAAGGGACGCAGGTGTTTATTTGTGTTGTAGGTCTTTCCAGAAAACCGAATTCAATCGCTGTCGTGTATGGTCGCCATGCATGTTATGTTATTTCCCGAGTTATCGCGGAGTTACGTCATCGAAGCCGTCATCAGACTGGAATTGATTGAAAGAGCGACGCGACGCGACGCGACACAGCATGATACACCGCTGCACTGCACCGGCAGTTTCCCCGACGCTGTGAATAGCTTTGACTTTGCAATCATATTTGACTTTGGAACAGAATtaccattctcgcgagccagagcataatttcctCTCCGCTGACCCACGCAAAAATTAACGGGTAGCGCCAAGCTGTttccgtaaagaggcgcgtcgTTTGCGACGATGTGAATAACCCACGTTATCTTATCTACCAAGTAGGTACATGACGTTTCGACGTATTCGCGTCCTCTACTCATTTGTCTTGGTAGCGCGTAATTTAGTCTCGAATCGCTTCCCAGGGTTTTCATTTTCTCATAATCAGATAATAATCGTGGAATCTTGTTTTAGAGGCTAGACAACGTACAAAGCGCGTTCACTCATGTAAActgacaaataaaaaatttaaaaaggtaTTGAGCAGCTACAGAAGATCGTGTTGGCCGATAAGAAAACATGTCACCTATCATTTTATGTTTGCCTTCTGTTGGAACGGTGCAAACCATGTTACATCCTAAAAAATGTCACGCTGAGATTCAGAATGCGCCGACTGTAGCTTTCTTTTGAAGCCAGTTTCCGTTCATTCGAGATTTTTTTCCACAAATTATTTCTTTTAGTGCCCTGGATCGGGGGTCGGCACGTAAGAAAATGCCGACGAATGCTGCAGTGTCTTTTAGAGAAccaaaaaaacagcaaaatgtgatgaaaactatCTCACCTTAAAATATCCCTGTGTACAGATGCCGGTCCAATGGTTGGCGAACGTGCAAAGATGTCTGCCGAGCTCGTATATTGAACATCCACAAAAGTGAAAAGTTGACAAggtcatatgcaaattatcgtCTGCGATGACATAAGAAGAACCCAGCTTCGAcaaggtcatttaaggtcatagCTATATTGCGGAGATCGTAGACTTCATGTTCACAGATTCTGCACTATCAATACTATGAGTTTCAttctttatttttgaattttatgaaacataTCGGTGTGTTTTGCCAGTGTGAATACATTAGTATAATCAACGTCTTTTTATGGTTCCCCTGATAATAATTCAGTCTGCTGCAAGACGCAGTGCATTTAAAATAAGAAACAGCACTTGAATGCCAAAGTAGTTTCAAAATTTAACCaggcattttcaaaacaattcttGAGCACCAGAAATCTGTTCGTTGTATTTGATTTTGTGCTTCTGTCTGGGAAATTTATGTATCTATTTTCAAGTTGTGTTGGAGTTTCATTGTCTTGGGATATAAATTTGTATTTCAGCATAAAATACATAATATATCAGTTATACTCAAATTGCCTGTTATTGACATAGAGCTATAGGTGGATGTTGAGTTATTTCATTCATGTTGAACAAAATATCAGAATCTGCATTTATCATGGCCggacaataaaatgaaattaaatgaaagaaattaaagaaatttaaagaaattaagtGTATCTTTGTGTACAACAAGTCGggtaatataaaaatttgacacGCACACTGATGCGAAAAAGAGTGTCTTCTTGTATGCGGAGAGGAAATGGCCCTGTAGAAATTTTAGTCAACTGTACGCGGCTTAGTTATAGATATCACATGGTTTTGTCCCATATATGAACTAGTCAAGATAATCACAAGCCTTGGTCAGTTACAGCTATATTTAATTCCTATAGAAAAGTACTTTGGAAATATGCAGCAAACAGTTTCAACTGTTTTTCCAATGCTAGATGGGGCAGATACTTGTCAAATGTCACAGACAAGTTtacttattttttctgtaacCATAAACCCAGGCATGCCAGGGTTTGTTTCTCGTGCCGTGGAATGAGAAATGGTAGCATATGAGACAGCATGTATATAGCTTGTTGTGTATCTTGAAAGCAGTGACAAAGTTTCTGAAAGGCCAAACCCTCTTATAATTTTTACTATAGTTGCTTGACCAGGGTAcatgaaaaagaaataaaaccCCACCCTCTTCTTTCGCTGAGTTACCAGTTCCATAAGATAATACCTTCTCCTTTGTAGGAAATGAATGTAATTCCCTGCTCATGAACAGAGGCCCTGTGAATTCTTTTGGAAGGTTTGTATGTATTAGGCTACACATTTTCCCACCACACAGGCAGTGCTCTGCCCTGAACATAGACCTGTACTGAGAGCAAAGGCGCAGCGTTACATGTATTTAGGCCAGGTTAATTCATCTTAACTCTGTAACTAGTCACATGATACTTTTACCAACAATTAATCTAAAGTCTGTTCAGCCGAGTGCAATGAAGCAATGCAGTCTATTTGCCAGTTGAGAAATTATGCAGAAAATTACATAATtcatctgacctttgacccgtgAAGCCCCAGGCTCAAGCTTTGGCAACAACCATGACTTtctagcctagaatcctattacgtccgcttgcctccgtacctctgACCCACTCCCGAGTGGGTcagaggtacggaggcaagcggacgtaataggattctaggctatgACTTTCAAGCCAAATTAGGTTATCATATCAAGGACAAATGTATGAACTTGAAAGTCTAGCACTCCATTATTAATGTGTTGTACAAGGATTAATTAAATTTGATTCAATTCAAATTAATCACGTTCTCACTCATTAGTAaatctacatgtacattcagGATGTTTCTGGCATTGGTTTGGGTACGTGATATTCCAGTTTCATCAAGTTTCTTCACAACTTGGTGCATTGCCGTGGAGGTCACACAGAGGTCATTACATCTCAGCAGGTCACACACACTCTCTGTAAGAAACTGATCACACTTTACAGGTCACTGCACATACAGCATTGGAAAAAATTTGCCcgtcattttttttctaaaaaacaaGAACCAGGCTAGCTTCCAAAACAATGGAATTTCACTAACTGAAATCATGCAGTGGCGATAAAATGTTTCCAAAAATCGTTTGAATTCAAACGTCAcgtgtacaaaaaatttcatgtaTGTGGTACAACGTGATATCAGACAAGTGAAATGTGTCATGGGAACAAATCCATTCCTTGCTATGTGTTCCTAATAGCtacaatttctgattttcatgtaCACACACTGTACATTAAACCTCCATAAACTTGTTTGAATGGTGTCGTTTCAACCGTGGAgttaaaaaagttttctttgtaGATTCTTGTGTATATAGTTTCTCTCTTAATATCGAACTGTGCTGGCCATCTTTAGGCATATAACAAAATGTTATTGCTTAAAGTATACGGAATAGGCATAAATACATCAGGCTCTGTGGAATACATCTGTACTTTTTACACTTGACAAGTTGGGTATTGACATTCACtaagtttatttgaaaaatgttaatGTCTGTATACACAGTTTGTCCAGCGttgaaagtcaacaaatttaGACCACTAGTCTATAGTAATCTCTATCTTAACACACTTAGTCTATacttaaaaaatatcaaaataaaatttttctattcccatatatattcaaaaaatttctagaatttgtcatatttttattattgctAATACATGCagcttaaattttgaaaatatttgcccaaaaattatcataattgCCTTTCCTAATTTTGAGATAATcttcatgaaatatttccatctgTTGTCCATgcaaatgctgactcagcagtttTTTATTCTCAACAGAATTCATCATGTGTACTTCCTGGACGTGCCAGTGACCTCAATATTTCACCATTGATTTTGATGTCAGTAACTCAAATCTACCATCCCTAGAATGTACAATACTTTCACCTTCTGCCGAGCACACAGCATTGGCTCCGGTTTATCAGTGGTTCAACCGTGTTGTTTTTCAGTTTGGTAGTTTTACCTGTTTACTGGGTGATGGGGTGAATGCATCAGGGTAGACTCATTGAAACCAATACAAAAAGCATTGCACCAATATAATGAAGAGTTAATCATCCTTGCCCTCATATAGCGCAACCAAAGCGTATCCGTGCAAACTCATTCCGCAGTGTACAAGTAATGTCACCTTTTGAACCTGATATGTCTTCCCCACACAGTGCAGTGGACTCAACCCATCCATTGGGGCAGGTCCATTCCATTCCAAATTCAGGGATTGACAGCATGTCACTGTCAAGCAAACAGCTAATAAGATTTTTATGGCGTTGCCTTCTCCTGTTTATGGTATTTTGTATTCCCCATGCAATACAATGGACTGGCTGAATGAAGTGAGAAAATTCCATTGTTCATCTGGTTGGCAACATGCCATCAAGAAACAGTCCTTGACCTTCTGCTGACTAAAAACTCTCGCAGGAGTTTAAAAATTTTTATCACTACCTTTCTCACAGCCTGCTCACTGTAAAATCTATACATTGTTGTAAAAAGATACACATTGTCCATCATTTTACTACCAAATAATACTTGCCATTTACATAGGCTGTTACCATGGTAAATTATTTGACCCTGTGACCTTTGACTGCACTACTCATCTGTCCAAATATGGCAAATGAGGAAAAAGTTCCATTTCTTTTATGTTTCCTGTCCTCCTTTTAAGCTTTTTAGCCTTCCCATATGATCATTTACAAGATACCAAATTGTAATGAATGGAGacctgtgaaaaaaaaataaatgcattCACGCATTTTCAAAAGGCATACAAAAATAATATCACACTAGGGCTGAGCGTGTAAGCTTGTGCAGCTATGTAATGTCAAGAAAGTGATAGTGCGCTGTTCGCAGATGTAGTAGATGGGTTTTGgataaagatatttttaaaatattcctCTTCATCACTGATGATGATAGCCTTGCTGGCTATGTGTGTGGCAGCTCACTGAGACAGACTACTCAGTGTGTTGCAAGCTACTTTGTGCCATGGTGGTGGTGATAATGATACAAGACCGCTACCAGCCTGAGCTTGCAAATGAGCGTCACAGTACATTGTGTGCACGGCTGAGTGTATTGAGCAATGTGATATCTTTTATCCCAAATGAATATATATTGATGCTGctcaatttattttgaatttttttttctgttaatttaGTAGTTTGCTTGCAATCTTTCTCAAAGTATGTGAACAAGTCCACTCTCAGGTAAAAAAACAGAgggtttgggacaaaccatagtGGATTAAGGGTAAACCTGCATTGTGAGTGCTATATGAAACCTTGCTAGCATCAGTTGGCTGCCTTTtacagattgacagtttttaagGCAGCTTTTGGCTTATTCGCATATCTTTTCAGGTTGGTTCCCGAAAATAAAAGTATCATTTTAGGTCAAATTTGGTTTTAtacataaataccaaaaagagcttatttTTTTGTATGTCATCTATTTCTGAGTTGGCTTGAAGGTATGTTTAGTGGACAAATCTATGATAAAATGCCAAACAAAATCACTGATTTAACAAACAATACTCAATTACCAAAAATCCTGCAGACTTGTAACTTTTGTCCTGCTGAACCTAACCAACAGTGAATGTGTTtgcaatatatgtatattcttTTTGCTTGTAGGAAGGTGGGCTGGTTACTTCGTTGACAATCGAGATTTCGGTATCGGCCATGAAGCAAACAGCAGATGGCCCATTGATGTCTACGTCACATTTTCACCCAATGGGCGGGAATTCTCAGCAGACGGTACTGATGAAATTGGAACGTTTAAGTTCACACATGGCACAATATCAGGTCAGAAAATCTTGGTAGCATGATAAAAATTTATCAATAAGTGAGATACACACTAGTTGAGCAAATTTTTCAGtaggaaaaaaaaaccaattttCCTGATTGTGGTCCCTTGGATCACAGTCAATGAGGATCCGGATGGTAGTTAGGGTTTGGGCAAATCAGGTTGTCCTGTGACAGGATACCACCAGAATTTGTGGATCTGCCATTCATTGAACATGTTTTAtgcactttctactattttagTTCTGTTTGCAAAATGCAATTtctttttccactccaaaattcatatcaaaatactttgtattttgagATACTCCAGAGAGAAGACTAAAAAAAATCGACTTGTAGAATGAAaggatgaaaatattttcaaattacagtTATTGTGCATTTTATGAGTCTATTGCTTCATTGCTTTACATAAAAAAGTCAAAGAGCACTTTGCATGGAATCTCTCAGACTCGtctcatttttttcttcagatgaatgcttttgtcagtttttgaaGACCTATGAAACCCACTCTGTGACCTATCAGGGACTGATATATGGCCACCTCATCAGTGGAATGTGGTGGCTCACCGACCATCCGTGGATTTCCGGCACCTTCTCCATGTATCCACACTGGCAGACGCTGGCATCAATGTAGAGAGAACTTGCAGCACGAAACTGTGTGAAGTTCCATGTATGACCGTGTGATTTTCCAGCACGGTTATGGAAAAGCTTGTGTTTAGCACTTTATTCCGTCTCTCACATCTGTGATTGAAATCTGGCCAACCTCAATGACTTTTAAATATTTGAGTGATAGTATTGGTCAAGGTGGACAGCATTAAACTATGAAAACTATTTGAGcaataatattcatttttttgctTTAGctcctttgcatatttaatgaaattcaataattatgcaatatatcaattCTGAGAGTTAGTATCGATTTTGACCGAACTTCTGCTATGTATTGATCATACCTAGGTCTCGGGATTTTTTAAGTTTTATATGCATGACAGTCTAATTTAATACCTCCTTTGCGTATTTGATAAAAGTCTGTAATTAGGCCGtatatcaaaactgaatgtACTACATTAGATTGAACTCCTGAGGTACATTGGTTATATTTAGATTTATTAAGACTGAAAGTTTGATGAGTGTGATGtatcatttgcatgtttaagcaataaagcacacccagcaacggGTACACCACAAGATTTCGACCACttcatgacatacatgtatatgcaagaGTGATAGCTCATGCATTATATGAACTGGTCAAAAGCAAatgtataccatcgctgggtgttaTTACTATAAATATCATagagtatattgaaattctggcatggaacgccaaaaaaggatttttgctcgtGCTGAGAGTTGACTCATATGCCAACCGTGCTACCAGTATATTGCGAATatagcatggttattttcacaTCTCCACGAATAATAGTTGTATTTGCTATATACTTTCATgatataattatatcataccagtatattgatggtgtaaatacagcgatctgattggttgatatgCAAAAAGAACCTTGGTATATTCGCAATATATATACCACAGTTGACACATGcgtgagctctcagcttgagcaaaaatccttgTTTTACTTTCCAAGCCTGGATTTCAATattctgttatgatataatagcaataaatcacacccagcgacagtataccactcgattttgaccagttcacttcatgtatgcactcgctatcactcgtgcatatatgtcgtgaactggtcaaaatcttgtggtataccatcgctgggtgtgctttattgcttattaATAAGTAACTCACTatacaaaaaatgtataaagacaaaatatcaacattgaataATCTGAATTTGAACAATACAACATTTATGAATGACCTGTGTTTACCTCAAACATTTTAAGCATGGTAAGAAACTTAAGTGTATAgcatacacaaatatatatagacaccaatattattttgttattgttttccTTCATAAAAtgtttcttatttattttcttttggtgCCAAGTGTCCTTCTAAATCTTACTTTGATAGACCTTGCACTTTGTGAGTGCACAAGGTCTTTCAGCGTCATCAAAAATCTAGCCTGATTTAATTCACTTGCCTACTACATCAGGTGTAGGCTGTAATGAGAAGCATGAGTGTTTCAATCTGCCTTAAAGACTAGAACAGAACCACATTAATTTGAtttctttaatttgaaaataaaaggtAAAATGCGATGACACTACTATTCTTATTTCAACCCTAGCCAGCATTTGATTGGTTAAGGTGATAATTCTGAACTCTGTGTCTTGAATATGGCAGACAAGATTTACA
Above is a window of Ptychodera flava strain L36383 chromosome 19, AS_Pfla_20210202, whole genome shotgun sequence DNA encoding:
- the LOC139118563 gene encoding uncharacterized protein isoform X2 translates to MTGSRATRLPSGRWAGYFVDNRDFGIGHEANSRWPIDVYVTFSPNGREFSADGTDEIGTFKFTHGTISDECFCQFLKTYETHSVTYQGLIYGHLISGMWWLTDHPWISGTFSMYPHWQTLASM
- the LOC139118563 gene encoding uncharacterized protein isoform X1, which translates into the protein MQIIVCDDIRRTQLRQGRWAGYFVDNRDFGIGHEANSRWPIDVYVTFSPNGREFSADGTDEIGTFKFTHGTISDECFCQFLKTYETHSVTYQGLIYGHLISGMWWLTDHPWISGTFSMYPHWQTLASM